A DNA window from Streptomyces canus contains the following coding sequences:
- the rhaS gene encoding rhamnose ABC transporter substrate-binding protein, with translation MRKSSLRRSCAALAAGTSLALALTACGGTTKKDVQDEGASAASTAKADPNAATKKGLTVGFLPKQVNNPYFTSADKGGEAALTELGSKYKEVGPSSATDTAGQVSYVNTLTQQQVNAMAVSAQDPGALCTALKQAMSNDIKVVTYDSDTKPECRNAFVSQASAEDLGRTEVQLLAEQIGYKGEIAILSAAQTATNQNTWIDFMKDELKDPKYKNIKLVKVAYGNDDAQQSFQQTQGLLQEYPNLKGIISPTTVGIKAAAQYLSGSKYKGKVKLTGLGTPNDMRKYVKNGTVEGFELWDPSKLGALAAQTAVALVSGQITGKEGETFKAGGTTYTIGKDGVINLGKPTVFTAKNIDQFNF, from the coding sequence ATGCGTAAGTCATCCCTCCGCCGTTCCTGCGCGGCCCTCGCCGCCGGCACCTCCCTCGCCCTCGCGCTCACCGCGTGCGGCGGCACCACCAAGAAGGACGTGCAGGACGAGGGCGCCTCGGCGGCCTCCACCGCCAAGGCGGACCCGAACGCGGCCACCAAGAAGGGCCTGACCGTCGGCTTCCTGCCCAAGCAGGTCAACAACCCCTACTTCACCTCCGCCGACAAGGGCGGCGAGGCGGCCCTGACGGAGCTGGGCTCGAAGTACAAGGAGGTCGGTCCGTCCAGCGCCACCGACACCGCCGGGCAGGTCTCCTACGTCAACACGCTCACCCAGCAGCAGGTGAACGCGATGGCCGTCTCCGCGCAGGACCCGGGCGCCCTGTGCACCGCCCTCAAGCAGGCCATGTCGAACGACATCAAGGTCGTCACCTACGACTCCGACACCAAGCCGGAGTGCCGCAACGCCTTCGTGTCGCAGGCCTCCGCCGAGGACCTGGGCCGCACCGAGGTGCAGCTGCTCGCCGAGCAGATCGGCTACAAGGGCGAGATCGCGATCCTGTCCGCCGCGCAGACGGCGACGAACCAGAACACCTGGATCGACTTCATGAAGGACGAGCTCAAGGACCCGAAGTACAAGAACATCAAGCTCGTCAAGGTCGCCTACGGCAATGACGACGCCCAGCAGTCCTTCCAGCAGACCCAGGGCCTGCTCCAGGAGTACCCGAACCTGAAGGGGATCATCTCCCCGACCACCGTCGGCATCAAGGCCGCCGCCCAGTACCTCTCCGGCTCCAAGTACAAGGGCAAGGTCAAGCTGACCGGCCTCGGCACCCCCAACGACATGCGCAAGTACGTCAAGAACGGCACCGTCGAGGGCTTCGAGCTGTGGGACCCGTCGAAGCTCGGCGCGCTCGCCGCCCAGACCGCCGTCGCCCTGGTCTCCGGCCAGATCACCGGCAAGGAGGGCGAGACCTTCAAGGCCGGCGGCACCACGTACACCATCGGCAAGGACGGCGTGATCAACCTCGGCAAGCCGACCGTGTTCACCGCCAAGAACATCGACCAGTTCAACTTCTAG
- a CDS encoding L-rhamnose mutarotase: protein MQRVCFLLKVRQDKLAEYRERHAAVWPEMLDALSATGWHNYSLFLRDDGLLVGYLETEDFEAAKAGMEATEVNARWQAEMGEFFESLDGARPDEAMKPLTEVFHLA, encoded by the coding sequence ATGCAGCGCGTCTGTTTCCTCCTCAAGGTCCGTCAGGACAAGCTCGCCGAGTACCGCGAACGACACGCCGCCGTGTGGCCGGAGATGCTCGACGCACTCTCGGCCACCGGCTGGCACAACTACTCGCTCTTCCTGCGCGACGACGGCCTGCTCGTCGGCTATCTGGAGACCGAGGACTTCGAGGCCGCCAAGGCCGGTATGGAAGCCACCGAGGTCAACGCCCGCTGGCAGGCCGAGATGGGCGAGTTCTTCGAGTCCCTCGACGGAGCCCGCCCGGACGAGGCGATGAAACCGCTCACCGAGGTGTTCCACCTCGCCTGA
- a CDS encoding BNR repeat-containing protein, whose amino-acid sequence MKRRTLLAGAIVSAMSTTALTGGTARAADPGPSVTRTGTTTLDSQAVFFVSYDGLVNNNSFQKNGLLTYKGYQYAVWYTADKNAVVGRRVLGGSTWSTVQVGHTLKTSDSHNVISMGVSKVDGRLHLNMDSHSDGFTYVKSVAGLMDNPSGLTWTAARFGAPQSTLDGLALTSQFTYPQFVSTPDGKLQLSYRAGISGNGRNALAEYDGSTWTDLGEWSASTGTYTSEHGSSTARNMYLHGIDYDTNGRLHSFFTWREQNGAVMCNSGGITNHDTGYVYSDDRGRTWRNNAGTVVGTTGGSDKVAVTDSGLVIDALNPDHSLMNQESQFTDSSGLPHAIISYVPGRFGQCTTNYVSDRTANGRAFHVRKNSSGTWQKTEIPVVLGSSQRTKLILDKYDNAYAIFPFGRIAGASKASGYTDWTVLFDGSGLNAFGEVVIDEMRVAQSNVLSFMYQEKSSGTTPSALHVVDFALPA is encoded by the coding sequence ATGAAAAGACGCACACTGCTCGCAGGTGCCATCGTGTCCGCCATGTCCACCACCGCGCTCACCGGCGGCACCGCCCGCGCCGCCGACCCCGGCCCCTCCGTCACCCGGACCGGCACCACCACGCTCGACAGCCAGGCCGTCTTCTTCGTCTCCTACGACGGCCTCGTCAACAACAACTCGTTCCAGAAGAACGGCCTGCTGACCTACAAGGGCTATCAGTACGCCGTCTGGTACACCGCCGACAAGAACGCCGTCGTCGGCCGCCGCGTCCTCGGCGGGAGCACCTGGTCCACCGTCCAGGTCGGACACACCCTCAAGACCAGCGACTCCCACAACGTCATCTCCATGGGCGTCTCCAAGGTGGACGGCCGCCTCCACCTCAACATGGACTCGCACAGCGACGGCTTCACCTACGTCAAGTCGGTCGCCGGCCTCATGGACAACCCGTCAGGACTGACCTGGACCGCCGCCCGGTTCGGCGCACCCCAGTCCACCCTGGACGGCCTGGCCCTCACGTCGCAGTTCACCTACCCGCAGTTCGTCTCCACCCCCGACGGCAAGCTCCAGCTCAGCTACCGGGCCGGGATATCCGGCAACGGCCGCAACGCCCTTGCGGAGTACGACGGTTCGACCTGGACCGACCTCGGCGAGTGGTCCGCCTCCACCGGCACCTACACCAGCGAGCACGGCTCCTCGACGGCCCGCAACATGTACCTGCACGGCATCGACTACGACACGAACGGCCGGCTGCACTCCTTCTTCACCTGGCGCGAGCAGAACGGCGCCGTGATGTGCAACAGCGGCGGCATCACCAACCACGACACCGGCTACGTCTACTCCGACGACCGCGGCCGCACCTGGCGCAACAACGCCGGCACCGTCGTCGGCACCACCGGCGGCTCCGACAAGGTCGCTGTCACCGACAGCGGCCTGGTCATCGACGCGCTGAACCCGGACCACTCCCTGATGAACCAGGAGAGCCAGTTCACGGACTCCTCGGGCCTGCCGCACGCGATCATCTCGTACGTCCCCGGCCGCTTCGGTCAGTGCACCACGAACTACGTCTCCGACCGCACCGCCAACGGCCGCGCATTCCACGTCCGCAAGAACTCCTCGGGCACCTGGCAGAAGACCGAGATACCGGTCGTGCTCGGCTCCAGCCAGCGCACCAAACTGATCCTGGACAAGTACGACAACGCCTACGCGATCTTCCCGTTCGGCAGGATCGCCGGCGCCTCCAAGGCGTCCGGGTACACCGACTGGACGGTCCTGTTCGACGGCAGCGGCCTCAACGCCTTCGGCGAGGTCGTGATCGACGAGATGCGGGTCGCACAGAGCAACGTGCTGTCGTTCATGTACCAGGAGAAGTCGAGCGGTACGACCCCCTCGGCGCTCCACGTCGTCGACTTCGCACTGCCTGCCTGA
- a CDS encoding LacI family DNA-binding transcriptional regulator: MAQSVGIKDVARAAGVSVGTVSNVINRPDSVATETRARVLSAIDRLGYVRSESARQLRAGRSRIMGLLVLDMGNPFFVDVARGAERAAREDGLGVMVCNSAQSASEEAEYLSLFAEQRVRGVLLTPTDASGRNIDSFRRHGIPFVLVDRVAEGTTECSVSVDDVAGGALAVRHLVDAGHRSIAYVSGPPGLNQVRDRRTGALNALSEAGLGPENLRELPTERLDVAAGRDAGARLLGLADRPTAVFCANDLLALGVLQAMYAAGITVPDDLAIVGYDDIEFAAAAAVPLTSVRQPAVTMGALAAELLLEETEAETTGKRHDHRRVVLQPELVVRRSSLAAR; the protein is encoded by the coding sequence ATGGCCCAGTCGGTGGGTATCAAGGACGTCGCCCGCGCCGCCGGAGTCTCCGTCGGCACGGTCTCGAACGTCATCAATCGTCCGGACTCCGTCGCCACCGAGACCCGGGCGCGCGTCCTGTCCGCGATAGACCGGCTCGGCTATGTCCGCAGCGAGTCCGCGCGTCAACTGCGCGCGGGCCGCAGCCGGATCATGGGTCTGCTCGTGCTCGACATGGGCAACCCCTTCTTCGTCGACGTCGCGCGCGGCGCCGAGCGGGCCGCCCGCGAGGACGGCCTCGGCGTCATGGTCTGCAACAGCGCCCAGAGCGCGAGCGAGGAGGCGGAGTACCTGTCCCTCTTCGCGGAGCAGCGGGTCCGGGGCGTCCTGCTCACCCCGACCGACGCCTCCGGCCGCAACATCGACTCCTTCCGCCGCCACGGCATCCCCTTCGTCCTCGTCGACCGGGTCGCCGAAGGCACCACCGAGTGCTCGGTCTCCGTCGACGACGTCGCCGGCGGCGCCCTGGCCGTCCGCCACCTCGTGGACGCCGGGCACCGCTCCATCGCCTACGTCAGCGGCCCGCCCGGCCTCAACCAGGTCCGCGACCGCCGCACCGGCGCCCTCAACGCGCTGTCCGAGGCGGGCCTGGGCCCCGAGAACCTGCGCGAGCTGCCCACCGAACGGCTCGACGTGGCCGCGGGCCGGGACGCCGGCGCCCGTCTCCTCGGCCTGGCCGACCGCCCGACCGCCGTGTTCTGCGCCAACGACCTGCTCGCCCTCGGCGTCCTGCAGGCCATGTACGCGGCGGGGATCACGGTCCCCGACGACCTCGCCATCGTCGGCTACGACGACATCGAGTTCGCCGCCGCCGCGGCCGTCCCCCTCACCTCGGTCCGGCAGCCCGCCGTCACGATGGGCGCCCTGGCCGCCGAACTGCTTCTGGAGGAGACGGAGGCGGAGACCACCGGCAAGCGGCACGACCACCGCCGGGTGGTGCTCCAGCCCGAACTGGTGGTGCGGCGCTCCAGCCTGGCGGCCCGCTGA
- a CDS encoding alpha/beta fold hydrolase, whose protein sequence is MTATYRQPGLVLTDRRFTVPLDHDDPAGETIELYAREAVASDKAGQDLPWLVYLQGGPGFGANRFVGKGAWFGRALKEYRVLLLDQRGTGHSTPANRQTLPLRGGPAEQADYLARFRADSIVRDCEAIRAQVTGGAPWTVLGQSFGGFCTTTYLSFAPEGLAAAVITGGLPSLDAHADDVYRAAYPRVERKVAAHYARYPQDVERARRIGDHLLTHDVTLPNGYRLTVEAFQSLGILLGGSEGSHRLHYLLEHAFVRTPRGPELSDAFQEEVQGLLSYAPHPLYALVHEATYGQGERPTAWSAERVRAEFPQFDAAKSLAGDEPLLFTGESIHPWLFDCDPALRPLRETAELLAARTDWQPLYDPARLAANEVPVAAAVYHDDMYVDTAHSLETARAIRGLRTWVTDEFEHDGVRAGGPRVLDRLLALAREEA, encoded by the coding sequence TTGACCGCGACCTACCGCCAGCCCGGCCTCGTCCTCACCGACCGCCGCTTCACCGTCCCCCTCGACCACGACGACCCGGCCGGGGAGACGATCGAGCTCTACGCCCGCGAGGCCGTCGCGAGCGACAAGGCGGGACAGGACCTGCCGTGGCTGGTCTATCTCCAGGGCGGCCCGGGCTTCGGGGCGAACCGCTTCGTCGGCAAGGGGGCCTGGTTCGGCCGGGCCCTGAAGGAGTACCGCGTCCTCCTGCTCGACCAGCGCGGCACCGGCCACTCCACACCGGCCAACCGCCAGACGCTCCCGCTGCGCGGCGGCCCCGCCGAACAGGCCGACTACCTGGCCCGCTTCCGCGCCGATTCCATCGTCCGCGACTGCGAGGCGATCCGCGCCCAGGTGACCGGCGGCGCCCCCTGGACCGTCCTCGGGCAGAGCTTCGGCGGCTTCTGCACGACGACCTATCTGTCCTTCGCCCCCGAGGGTCTCGCCGCCGCCGTCATCACCGGCGGTCTGCCCTCTCTCGACGCCCACGCCGACGACGTGTACCGGGCCGCCTACCCGCGCGTGGAGCGCAAGGTCGCGGCGCACTACGCCCGCTATCCGCAGGACGTCGAGCGGGCCCGCCGTATCGGCGACCACCTCCTCACCCACGACGTGACCCTGCCGAACGGTTACCGGCTGACCGTCGAGGCCTTCCAGTCGCTCGGCATCCTCCTCGGCGGCAGCGAGGGCAGCCACCGGCTGCACTACCTCCTGGAGCACGCGTTCGTCCGCACGCCGCGGGGGCCCGAGCTCTCCGACGCCTTCCAGGAAGAGGTCCAGGGCCTCCTCTCCTACGCGCCCCACCCGCTCTACGCCCTCGTCCACGAGGCCACCTACGGCCAGGGCGAGCGGCCCACCGCCTGGTCGGCCGAACGGGTGCGCGCCGAGTTCCCGCAGTTCGACGCGGCCAAGTCCCTCGCCGGCGACGAGCCGTTGCTGTTCACCGGCGAGTCCATCCATCCCTGGCTGTTCGACTGCGACCCGGCCCTGCGCCCGCTGCGCGAGACGGCCGAACTCCTCGCCGCCCGCACCGACTGGCAGCCCCTGTACGACCCGGCCCGCCTGGCCGCCAACGAGGTCCCGGTCGCCGCCGCCGTCTACCACGACGACATGTACGTCGACACGGCCCACTCCCTCGAGACCGCCCGCGCGATCCGCGGTCTGCGCACCTGGGTGACGGACGAGTTCGAGCACGACGGAGTCCGCGCGGGCGGCCCCCGCGTCCTGGACCGGCTGCTCGCCCTCGCCCGCGAGGAGGCCTGA
- a CDS encoding DUF5999 family protein — translation MCSHQPPCPTADSPCHHTAVIVSAHPEQGWSLLCNGTIVFDDTGELLPDGRVVSPHRTPGTLATAA, via the coding sequence ATGTGCAGCCATCAGCCCCCGTGTCCCACCGCCGACAGCCCCTGTCACCACACCGCGGTGATCGTCTCGGCCCATCCCGAACAGGGCTGGAGCCTGCTGTGCAACGGCACCATCGTCTTCGACGACACCGGTGAACTCCTGCCGGACGGGCGGGTCGTGAGCCCGCACCGCACACCTGGCACGCTGGCCACGGCCGCCTGA
- a CDS encoding pentapeptide repeat-containing protein: protein MQEQLIDLSGDCARCFGLCCVALPFTASADFARDKPAGTPCPNLRDDHRCGIHAKLRVEGYTGCTVYDCFGAGQKVSQVTFGGRDWRTGPREDARRMFDVFPVVRQLHELLWYLTEALTLPAARPVHADLRRMLERTDALTRGTAEELAALDVPAHRQEVNVLLLRTSELVRAGSGAADRKKNRRGADLMGARLKGADLRGASLRGAYLIAADLTGADLRGADLIGADLRDADLTDADLTGAFFLTQPQLNAARGNAGTRLPDSVTRPGHWTA from the coding sequence ATGCAAGAACAATTGATCGACCTCAGCGGCGACTGCGCGCGGTGCTTCGGCCTGTGCTGTGTCGCCCTGCCCTTCACGGCCTCCGCGGACTTCGCCCGCGACAAGCCGGCCGGCACGCCCTGCCCGAACCTCCGGGACGACCACCGGTGCGGCATCCACGCGAAGCTGCGCGTCGAGGGCTACACCGGATGCACGGTCTACGACTGCTTCGGCGCCGGACAGAAGGTCTCGCAGGTCACCTTCGGCGGCCGGGACTGGCGTACCGGCCCGCGCGAGGACGCCCGCCGGATGTTCGACGTCTTCCCGGTCGTGCGCCAGCTCCACGAGTTGCTCTGGTACCTCACCGAGGCACTCACCCTGCCCGCCGCCCGCCCGGTCCACGCCGACCTGCGCCGCATGCTGGAGCGGACCGACGCGCTCACCCGGGGGACCGCCGAAGAACTCGCCGCGCTGGACGTCCCCGCGCACCGGCAGGAGGTCAACGTCCTTCTGCTCAGGACCAGTGAGCTGGTGCGGGCCGGATCCGGTGCCGCTGACAGAAAGAAGAACCGCCGGGGCGCGGATCTGATGGGCGCCCGTCTCAAGGGCGCCGACCTGCGCGGAGCCAGCCTTCGCGGGGCCTACCTCATAGCGGCCGACCTCACCGGAGCCGACCTGCGCGGCGCGGATCTGATCGGTGCCGATCTGCGCGACGCCGACCTGACGGACGCGGACCTGACGGGCGCCTTCTTCCTCACCCAGCCCCAGCTGAACGCGGCCCGGGGCAACGCCGGCACCCGGCTGCCGGACTCAGTCACCCGCCCTGGACACTGGACAGCGTGA
- a CDS encoding cytochrome P450, giving the protein MAETTTRAAQPRGFRSAELGWPELHRIPHPPRRLPLLGDVLGVNRATPLQDSLRFARQLGPIYRRKAFNREFVFVWGAELVADLADEARFAKHVGLGVANLRPVAGDGLFTAYNHEPNWQLAHDVLAPGFSREAMEAYHPMMLAVAGRLTDHWDREQAAGRSVDVPADMTKLTLETIARTGFGHDFGSFERDRPHPFVTAMVGTLTYAQRLNSVPFPALLRRAAQRNADDIAYLNRMVDDLVRARRAVGGDGDLLDRMLETAHPETGERLSPENVRRQVITFLVAGHETTSGALSFALHYLSRHPEVAARARAEVDRVWGAAAVPGYDQVAKLRYVRRVLDESLRLWPTAPAFAREALQDTVLAGRHPMRRGAWTLVLTPMLQRDPDVWGADAERFDPDRFDPKAVRSRPPHVFKPFGTGARACIGRQFALHEATLVLGLLLRRYELRADPGYRLSVTERLTLMPEGLRLRLERRAGSGATAAPGADSDEVAAASESRCPVSRAGD; this is encoded by the coding sequence ATGGCGGAGACGACGACAAGGGCCGCGCAGCCGAGGGGTTTCCGCAGTGCCGAGCTGGGCTGGCCGGAGCTGCACCGCATTCCGCACCCGCCGCGCCGACTCCCCCTGCTCGGTGACGTCCTCGGCGTCAACCGGGCCACCCCGCTCCAGGACTCCCTGCGCTTCGCTCGCCAATTGGGGCCGATCTACCGGCGCAAGGCGTTCAACAGGGAGTTCGTGTTCGTCTGGGGTGCCGAGCTGGTGGCGGATCTGGCGGACGAGGCGCGGTTCGCGAAGCATGTCGGCCTGGGGGTCGCCAATCTGCGGCCGGTCGCCGGCGACGGGCTGTTCACCGCGTACAACCACGAGCCGAACTGGCAGCTGGCACACGACGTGCTGGCACCGGGCTTCAGCCGCGAGGCGATGGAGGCCTACCACCCGATGATGCTGGCCGTCGCCGGGCGGCTGACGGACCACTGGGACCGCGAGCAGGCGGCGGGCCGGTCGGTGGACGTCCCCGCCGACATGACCAAACTGACGCTGGAGACCATCGCGCGGACCGGGTTCGGCCATGACTTCGGCTCCTTCGAGCGGGACCGGCCGCATCCCTTCGTGACGGCCATGGTGGGCACCCTGACCTACGCACAGCGCCTCAACTCCGTGCCCTTCCCGGCTCTTCTGCGGCGTGCCGCGCAGCGCAACGCGGACGACATCGCCTACCTCAACCGCATGGTCGACGACCTGGTCAGGGCCCGGCGCGCGGTGGGCGGGGACGGCGACCTTCTCGACCGGATGCTGGAGACGGCCCACCCGGAGACCGGTGAGCGGCTGTCGCCGGAGAACGTCCGCCGACAGGTCATCACCTTCCTGGTCGCAGGTCACGAGACGACGTCGGGTGCGCTCTCCTTCGCCCTGCACTACCTCTCCCGGCACCCCGAGGTCGCGGCACGCGCGCGTGCCGAGGTGGACCGCGTCTGGGGCGCGGCCGCCGTGCCGGGGTACGACCAGGTGGCGAAGCTGCGGTACGTGCGCCGGGTGCTGGACGAGTCGCTGCGGCTGTGGCCCACGGCACCCGCGTTCGCCCGGGAGGCCCTCCAGGACACCGTGCTGGCCGGGCGGCACCCGATGCGCCGCGGGGCGTGGACGCTGGTGCTCACGCCGATGTTGCAGCGCGACCCCGACGTGTGGGGCGCAGACGCCGAGCGGTTCGATCCGGACCGCTTCGACCCCAAGGCCGTACGCTCGCGTCCCCCACATGTCTTCAAGCCGTTCGGCACCGGGGCCCGGGCCTGCATCGGGCGGCAGTTCGCGCTCCACGAGGCCACGCTGGTGCTCGGTCTGCTGCTGCGCCGCTACGAGCTGCGGGCCGACCCCGGCTACCGGCTCAGCGTGACCGAGCGGCTGACGCTGATGCCGGAGGGGCTGCGGCTGCGCCTGGAACGGCGGGCGGGCAGTGGCGCTACGGCCGCCCCCGGGGCGGATTCCGACGAGGTCGCGGCCGCCTCGGAGTCACGCTGTCCAGTGTCCAGGGCGGGTGACTGA
- a CDS encoding TetR/AcrR family transcriptional regulator gives MAGKQGERTRRRLSTEERREQLLSVGARLFSESPYDEVWIEQVAEIAGVSRGLLYHYFPTKRDFFAAVVERESGRMLAMTAAVPGVPVREQLTAGLDTYLEYVSAHAHGYRAFHRADAAGDQSVRKVYQRALAAQERQILAALAADPEFGAQAEERPDLQLAVRGWLAFTTAVCLEWLRGSDLSREQVRDLCARALLGVLRP, from the coding sequence ATGGCCGGGAAGCAGGGCGAGCGCACGCGCCGCAGGCTCAGCACCGAGGAGCGCCGGGAGCAGCTCCTGTCGGTGGGGGCGCGGCTGTTCTCGGAGAGCCCGTACGACGAGGTGTGGATCGAGCAGGTCGCGGAGATCGCCGGTGTCTCGCGCGGGCTGCTCTATCACTACTTCCCGACGAAGCGGGACTTCTTCGCGGCGGTCGTCGAGCGCGAGAGCGGGCGGATGCTGGCCATGACCGCGGCCGTGCCCGGCGTCCCGGTGCGCGAGCAGCTCACCGCGGGGCTGGACACCTATCTGGAGTACGTGTCGGCACACGCGCACGGCTACCGCGCCTTCCACCGTGCCGACGCCGCGGGGGACCAGTCCGTCCGCAAGGTCTACCAGCGGGCGCTGGCCGCACAGGAGCGGCAGATCCTGGCGGCGCTGGCCGCGGATCCGGAGTTCGGGGCCCAGGCCGAAGAGCGCCCCGACCTTCAGCTGGCCGTCCGCGGTTGGCTGGCCTTCACCACGGCCGTCTGTCTGGAGTGGCTGAGAGGCTCGGACCTCTCCCGGGAACAGGTGCGCGATCTGTGCGCGCGGGCCCTGCTCGGCGTTCTCAGGCCCTGA
- a CDS encoding DUF2470 domain-containing protein, translated as MGDSQTWTAAPSAAEHARSVLAASWSCAVTAEGGREEFVGAHTVAEDGRVTLDVPEDSTLVAAAICAPRGEPSAVLEFADVAPVPVRSRIRARLWIAGWFVPGDGRLEFKATRVVLRRPSGAVVVDLDEFAAAEPDPLATAEARLLTHLADCHPDAVERLTRLVDADSLHGAVRVQPLAVDRHGLTLRIERARAHGDVRLPFHAPADDVARLTERMHVLLKQASAASCPRALQRQRTDRDG; from the coding sequence ATGGGTGACAGCCAAACCTGGACGGCCGCGCCTTCCGCGGCGGAACACGCCCGGTCGGTGCTCGCCGCCTCGTGGTCCTGCGCGGTGACCGCCGAGGGCGGCCGGGAGGAGTTCGTCGGCGCGCACACCGTCGCCGAGGACGGGCGGGTGACACTGGACGTGCCCGAGGACAGCACCTTGGTCGCGGCCGCGATCTGCGCGCCCCGCGGCGAGCCGTCCGCCGTCCTGGAGTTCGCCGACGTGGCACCCGTCCCCGTGCGCAGCCGTATCCGCGCCCGGCTGTGGATCGCCGGCTGGTTCGTCCCCGGGGACGGCCGGCTGGAGTTCAAGGCCACGCGCGTGGTGCTGCGCCGGCCGTCCGGCGCGGTGGTCGTCGACCTCGACGAGTTCGCCGCCGCCGAGCCCGACCCGCTCGCCACGGCCGAGGCCCGGCTGCTCACCCACCTCGCCGACTGCCACCCCGACGCGGTCGAGCGGCTCACCCGGCTCGTCGACGCCGACAGCCTGCACGGCGCGGTCCGAGTCCAGCCCCTCGCCGTGGACCGGCACGGACTGACGCTGCGCATCGAGCGCGCCCGCGCCCACGGCGACGTACGCCTGCCCTTCCACGCTCCCGCGGACGACGTGGCACGGCTGACGGAGCGCATGCACGTCCTGCTGAAGCAGGCGAGCGCCGCGTCCTGCCCGCGTGCCCTACAGCGGCAGCGCACAGACCGCGACGGGTGA